The proteins below come from a single Eucalyptus grandis isolate ANBG69807.140 chromosome 3, ASM1654582v1, whole genome shotgun sequence genomic window:
- the LOC104438380 gene encoding uncharacterized protein LOC104438380, whose amino-acid sequence MQPQQSFRIDLGDLKAQIVKRIGVDRSKRYFYFLNQFLSQKLSKGDFDKLCCRVLGRENLPLHNQFIRSILKNACQAKTPPPVYEADPAKSVSRTTKLSPSVEDGSDQNGSLIQNQNQSSSIWSNGVPQVPLRKARSGIRERKLKDRSSPLGPNGKGESLYHSTATEDSGSKVMTENGLLSPCDYRRSLQNYQSVPGLLEKDRGLIQEPADKSRVHSKNEAAMAIVEDGEEVDQATLSSLSRTSLHAPLGVPFCSASVGGGRKAMSVGNSDDFVSYHDTGELSDTESLRRRIEHIATALGIGGVSVECANILNVMLDIYLKRLIKSCIQVVGARSTPEPHSHLVQKHQVPDKVLNGTWPASNHLHMRNNVIGGMPEKKFPISVSLVDFKLAMELNPQQLGDDWPLLLEKISLSSFEK is encoded by the coding sequence ATGCAACCGCAGCAGAGCTTCAGAATCGATCTGGGTGACCTGAAAGCTCAAATTGTGAAGAGGATTGGAGTGGACAGATCAAAACGctacttttattttctgaacCAATTCTTGAGCCAAAAGCTCAGTAAGGGCGATTTCGACAAGCTATGCTGTCGAGTGCTTGGAAGGGAGAATCTCCCATTGCACAATCAGTTCATAAGGTCGATATTGAAGAATGCATGCCAAGCCAAAACACCGCCACCAGTTTATGAAGCAGATCCTGCAAAATCTGTCTCACGAACCACCAAACTTTCACCTAGCGTAGAAGACGGTTCTGACCAAAATGGGTCACttattcaaaatcaaaaccagAGTTCCTCTATTTGGTCAAATGGAGTTCCTCAAGTCCCTCTCCGAAAGGCCAGATCTGGAATTCGTGAAAGGAAGCTCAAGGATAGGTCAAGTCCGCTGGGGCCAAATGGAAAGGGGGAAAGCTTGTATCATTCAACTGCCACAGAAGATAGTGGTAGCAAGGTTATGACTGAGAATGGGCTTTTGTCTCCATGTGATTACCGAAGATCATTGCAGAATTATCAATCTGTTCCTGGGCTGCTTGAGAAGGATAGAGGTCTTATTCAGGAACCAGCAGATAAATCTAGAGTGCACAGTAAAAATGAGGCTGCAATGGCCATAGTGGAAGATGGGGAGGAGGTGGACCAGGCAACCCTCTCTAGTTTATCTAGAACTTCTTTGCATGCACCACTTGGAGTTCCATTTTGTTCTGCTAGCGTAGGTGGTGGCCGCAAAGCCATGTCGGTGGGGAACTCTGATGATTTTGTTAGTTATCATGACACTGGGGAATTGTCTGACACGGAATCCCTGAGGAGACGTATAGAGCATATAGCGACTGCACTAGGAATTGGAGGAGTGTCGGTTGAGTGTGCTAATATATTAAATGTGATGTTGGATATCTACTTGAAGCGGCTTATAAAGTCTTGTATCCAGGTGGTCGGAGCAAGGTCCACACCTGAGCCACATAGTCATCTCGTCCAGAAGCATCAGGTTCCAGATAAGGTCCTTAATGGTACGTGGCCTGCTAGTAATCACTTACATATGCGAAATAATGTCATTGGAGGGATGCCCGAGAAGAAATTCCCAATTTCTGTATCTCTGGTTGATTTTAAGCTTGCAATGGAGCTGAATCCACAGCAACTTGGAGACGACTGGCCATTGCTGCTTGAAAAGATTTCTTTGAGTTCATTTGAGAAATAA